The Gemmatimonas aurantiaca genomic sequence AGATTCTCACGCGACAGGATCCCCTCGCGCACGAGGAGTTCTCCGAGTCGGTCAGCCGTGCGACTCGCCAACGATGCAGCAGGAGCAGCCATAGTGACGTGATTTCCGTCCAGACACGTACGCAGGGTGATAGGCAGAAGGGGGTGGTTCCCCACTGTGTAAGGGACGGTGCCGGCCTGAAAACGTCACCAGTGAATCCAGCAGGCGGAGGGTGGCCGGCCCGATGCCGCGAACGTGACGGAGGTCGTCGAGCGTCTGATAGGGGCCGGCCCGCTCGCGGCGCTCGACGATACGCCGAGCCATGGCCGGTCCCACCCGCGGCAAGACCTCGAGTTCGGCGGCCGTGGCGGCGTTTATATCGATAGGGAAAACGGGAGGGTCGCGTGGGGCACCCGCCTTCCGGGCCCGGGGCTGTGCGGCCTGGACGGCCTGCGGGCTCTGGGCGGTGCGGGGGCCGCGGGAAGCACGCGAGGGACGGGGAGCGCGTCGAGCGGAGTCGACGGCCGCCCGCTGGGCGGCCAGAGCCCGCGCCGCACCGGAGGCGGGCATCGCCGATGTCCCACCCAGGGTGGACCGTTCGAAGCGCTCCACGCCCCACGCACGAACACCCGTGCCGATGAGGGCCATCGCCACCAGAAAGCCCAGAATGCGTCGTTCGTCCGCGGTCGCCATGGGAGCAGGGTAGCACGCCCCTGCTCTCCATGTGTCACCGGAACTACGCGCGCATCATCCTGCGGACGCGGCTCCGGCGGAACTTCAGCGCATCGTGCCCGCGAAGAACCGGAGTTGCAGCACCGCGCTCAGGATCACGTTGGTGGTCTGCCGGTTGTAGGCGCGGTCGAAATTCACCACGCGACTGCCGGTCAGGGTGAACGTGAGCAGTTCGGTGAGATCGGTATTGGCATTGAGGTTGTACGCCCGTCGCCCGTTGTTGGTCAGCACCGCGGGCGCGGTCAGCAGCAGCGTACCGTCGCCCGTGGTCACGGTCGTGCCGGTCACGACGGAGGAATTCTCCTCACTGTCGTATGACGCATTGGCGCGGAGCTGGCCGTTGCGTGTATTCCAGCTCTTGGGCAGCGGGAACGTGCGGCCGACATTGAAGGAGAGCCGATCGGTATTGCCATTGATGATCGATCCCGGTCGGAGATCTTCGCGCGATTCGCGGCTGCTGCGTGCCGTCGTGACGAGATCGCCGAGGAACGCCCAGGTCACGGAGGCGGACAGCGGCTGTCGACGGGAGGTGAGGCGACTCCGGTCGGCCAGACCACCCATTTCGTTCGGGATGGTGGTCTCCTGCTCCGTGATGGCGTAACTGCCGTCGACATTGAGGGCGGAGATGATCTTCCGGAGCTGTTGCGGACGCCAGCTCCAGCGCAGCGAATAGTCCGGATACACCGTCTGCGTACTGGTGATGATCGCCTGGAAGCCATCGAGCGCCCGGCGGGTCCACGTTTCGGTGGTGCCGTTTTCCACGCGCGTCTGCAGGCGCAGTGAGAGCGGCAGATTGAGCGATCCCACCGCCGTCGCGCGCCGCATGCGACCGGCCGTGGTGGCCAGTCGTGCATCGAGTCCACGGAATGCGTCCACCCCCCCGAGTCCGAACTGGTAGCCCCAGCCGGGGATGTAGGCGGTGTTGTCGTAGTTGGACGTGAGACTCTGCTGCCATTGCACATCGATGGGAGCGAGCATGTTGCCCAACCGACGCACCCAGCTCGTATCGCGCGAGTGCTGCGTGAAGAAACGCCCGAGATCGAGTGTGGTGCCCACATTGAACGAGTTCGCGGCGCCGAGGCGTTGCGGCAGCCGCAGCATGCCGGTGCTGTCGCCTTCATGCAGCAGCGTGCGCGCATTCGGATCCTTGTTCAGCGCGAAGGAACTCGTGAAGTCGACCCGTGGACGCAGCCACGTCGACATGGCGGGCTGGAAACGGAACGCGGAGGTGAATGACCGTTCCCGCTCGAGACCAAGGTTGGCACCGAGGAAGCGCACACGCTCGGCATTGGCCACCTCGCCGCGATTCACACTGTCGACAATCCACGGATCCAGCCGATAGTCCCGCAGATCGAGCAGTTGACGGGCCGTGAAGTCGGCGTTGATGCCCGGTGTCGGTCTGAATGTCAGCGCGGCGAGATTCTGCCACACATGCGTGAGCGCCGACACGACTTCGCCCGTGTCGGTTGGTGAAGCCGCCGCCTTGGTGAATGAGGTGGACGAGATGCTCGTGCGGGCGAGCGACGTGGTGAGCCGGAATTGTGTGGGACTCCAGCGTACCCGTTGCTCGCGGAAGCTGGTGATGGCCTGCGATTCCCGGAGTCCCCTGGGCAGTACGTCGAGTATCCGCGCGAGGAAGCCCGGCAACCGGCTTTCACGGGACTCGTCGGCGAGGAGGAGACCGCCCCCCACCACGTAGCTGCTGTTGGTGAGTTCCTGGAAGGTGGACTGCGAGGCGCCCGTGGACCACATGCCGTTCAGCGACAACCCGTTGACGAGCGGCGCATACCATCCGTGCTGGAGTGGCGCGATCCGTCGCAGGGCCATCGAATAGTTCAACCGGCGGTCGCCGGGATTGCGCACGCCGTCGATGCTGCCGGCCCGGACATCGGTGCGATTGATGAACAGTTGTTCGATGCCGGTGCCTGCATATTCGACACTCAGAGGCAGTGCGATGCCCCAGCGTGCCGGGAGCGCGCGCTCGAGATGCAGCGTGGTGCCCATGCTCACCACGTTCGACGTGAGGAACGTCGGCGTTTCATTGAGCTGCCGGAAATTGGGATCGCGGCGGCTGAGGTTGACGCGGAAATCGGCCAGATCACCGGCGTTCATGTTGAGACCGATCTCTCCCGCGAACCCGATGTCGTCGACCACATCACTCAGCCGGATGTCGTTCACCCAGAGTTCGAGCGTGTCGTTGGCCATGATGCCACTGCCACCGCGCGCCACGCTGTCCACGCGCACGATGCCCACGGCCAGTTCCTGAACGCCGGCGAGATTGGGCGGCGTGACCGCCGGATCGGCCGTGTACACGATGTAGCCGTCCTGACACACGGCGAAGCGCCGGTTCGATCCGCCCGGCGGTGCACCGGACCGCTTGATGAGTTCGAGATCCACGCCGGAGCATTGCAGTGAATCCGCCCGCCCCTGGAGGTAGGCACTCTCGAGCTGTGCGCGCAGCATCTGGAAGCGCGTCAGATCGACCTGAATCTCGGGCAACCAGGCACTCTGACTGCTGCCGGTGTTCACCGGCGTCCGGTACATGTAGAAGTTGTGTTCATCGCGGCCGATCTTCACGTAGCCGTTGAGTTCCCCCTGCACGCCCCACCCGTTGCCGCGCCCCCGCATCCACAGGCGCAGCGAACGGTACCCCATGAACGTCTTGGTGCCTTCGGGGAAACGCAGGTACGCTTCGGCGCGGTCGAACGGACGGAACTGCCGTCCCGGAATGCCGGCCTGAATGCGCAAGGCCTGCTCGTTCACCTGCACACGGGTGTTCTCGTATCCCGACTGCCGGTTCTCCGGCTGCTCCACCACCCCGGGCGGCGGAGAATAGGAAAGCGTCGAGGTGGAATCGAGCGTTCCGATGACGCTGGCGATCACGAACCCACCCACGGTGCCGCTCGAATCGCCGGCCATGCCGCTCAGGGGCTCCACGCTGCGCTTGAGCCACGGCGCACCAACGAGGCGGAAGCGCGCCAGAGCAATGCGTGTGAACTCATCGTCGTCGGCGAAGGTGTTCGACACCATGGTCAATCGCATGGCCCGCACGCGCCGGTCGTTCGGGTTGTTGAGCTCTTCGGTGGGGGAGCGCCAGTTGAGACGGACCTGCACCCAGCACAGCGAGTCGGTCACCACGCCCGTCGCGCTCGAATCGCGCTGCTGGAAACACCGGCCCACGCGGGTCCAGTTGCGGCGATCGCTGAGATCGACGATGAACCGCTTGAGTTGTTCCTGGTCGGTGGACGCCGCCGGCATGTTGAGCTGACCGTCCAGATCGATGTCCTCTTCGTCGAGCCGGTTGTTGCGCACCGTGCAATTGGCCCGGCTGTCACCCAGCAACTGCGCACTCCGTGTCGACTGCGAACACAGCGGCACCTTGAATTGTGTGGTGATCACCGGCGCCCCGCCCGTGCGATCGACCACCACGATGGTGTCGGCCACATCGCCGGCGAGCCCACGGTCGTTCTCCACCGCATTGAAGGTGCGCGACAGCGGATCGCGCTCGGAGTCGAGCCGGTCGTACCCCACCAGTCGCTTGCCGCGATACGTGGTGTCCGCCGGCGCCCCGGCGGCCGTGGGTGCGTTCACCGTGAGCGTTTCCGGAGCGAAGGTCACGCTGTTCTCGCTGATGTCGCCGAAGTCGAACACCAGTGTGGGATTGCGCTGCAGCTTCGCCGTCTCCGACTGCACGAGCACGAAGAACTCCACGTTCTCGGTGCGCGAGAGATCCTGACCGCTGGGGTTGAGCACGGTCCGCAGCGAACGCCAGCGCCGTCCCGTCGGCGTGGGTCCCAGCAGACTGTTGTCGCCCACCGTCCACGCATACCGACGCGACGCACTTCCGGGTTGATAACCGAGCATGCCGCCGGTTTTGAGCGGATACATCGTCATCCACAACAACTGTTCCGCCGGTTGCACACCATTGCCGACGATCCGCACCGACGGATCGATCTGCTGGATGGTGAAT encodes the following:
- a CDS encoding ComEA family DNA-binding protein is translated as MATADERRILGFLVAMALIGTGVRAWGVERFERSTLGGTSAMPASGAARALAAQRAAVDSARRAPRPSRASRGPRTAQSPQAVQAAQPRARKAGAPRDPPVFPIDINAATAAELEVLPRVGPAMARRIVERRERAGPYQTLDDLRHVRGIGPATLRLLDSLVTFSGRHRPLHSGEPPPSAYHPAYVSGRKSRHYGCSCCIVGESHG
- the sprA gene encoding cell surface protein SprA encodes the protein MRRLFLTWALLLGSALAPVVGAPAGWLQAQERPAVPPSGSPVSSGSLLFPGSGERSRPIPLSAATQRAIDALVLHLPGPRRGFEPSLESSPLERPDPARVADRLAQATARQGQERLRLRWTEDVRSGLSAGTATAVAGVSPQPALPGSLVLMAPAASDTAFRDVGQRAADLFSDLGDLGISLDARLESKVQRLRNDRCTSMQLTMPGNSCRSAPILPDFDFQFNVRTGGVVADRFFIDVDYDSQREFDASNNLSARYEGKPGEKLQRVEVGNVTFQPPPSRFITSGIPSGNYGVQATGQFGAMRFTSIVAQQKGNVSRDNIFTVGERTERQVDRIIEDIQIEQRRFFFSIDPRQLGGYPNIDLLNRPQMRQLAAALPDSIRPVRLYVYRQLIGATNQNPRGPQLAVRGARNPTRQTYELLRENVDYYVDPSMLWIALVRPLSANTERLAIAYEVNVGGRPGRNPGTGGTPDIEYTESPQYANLLWEPELQPTNTTYFLREIKSVYRLGGEDLRRQSLQLKLVTGTSGDQEKPIDPSRGETYLRLFGLAQATNPAAFDVENRVWPRPNDPNFRASFSGGAGQQKLIPDYFLVFPSLQPFARAGLAQPLANPANDTLYRYPNEYLYSAQRPQAIYRMMVSYQSEGGGDTQSIQLNTIQVRQNSERLVIDGRELTRNVDYQIDYDLGVISFMRPDTLFLRPRQVSVRYEENPLFTAAPTTIMGIASQFQLDKGQIAFTAISQRQRSNLNRPPLGFEPVGSLVAGVTSALQWDASALTNAIARIPFARSTSPSRVGLQAEFAMSKPQPNAAGQAYIESFEGSADRAVPLFESSWYFSSLPALGASLATSGSSIFTTARAATLAYQNNGVDASGGYPQFTIQQIDPSVRIVGNGVQPAEQLLWMTMYPLKTGGMLGYQPGSASRRYAWTVGDNSLLGPTPTGRRWRSLRTVLNPSGQDLSRTENVEFFVLVQSETAKLQRNPTLVFDFGDISENSVTFAPETLTVNAPTAAGAPADTTYRGKRLVGYDRLDSERDPLSRTFNAVENDRGLAGDVADTIVVVDRTGGAPVITTQFKVPLCSQSTRSAQLLGDSRANCTVRNNRLDEEDIDLDGQLNMPAASTDQEQLKRFIVDLSDRRNWTRVGRCFQQRDSSATGVVTDSLCWVQVRLNWRSPTEELNNPNDRRVRAMRLTMVSNTFADDDEFTRIALARFRLVGAPWLKRSVEPLSGMAGDSSGTVGGFVIASVIGTLDSTSTLSYSPPPGVVEQPENRQSGYENTRVQVNEQALRIQAGIPGRQFRPFDRAEAYLRFPEGTKTFMGYRSLRLWMRGRGNGWGVQGELNGYVKIGRDEHNFYMYRTPVNTGSSQSAWLPEIQVDLTRFQMLRAQLESAYLQGRADSLQCSGVDLELIKRSGAPPGGSNRRFAVCQDGYIVYTADPAVTPPNLAGVQELAVGIVRVDSVARGGSGIMANDTLELWVNDIRLSDVVDDIGFAGEIGLNMNAGDLADFRVNLSRRDPNFRQLNETPTFLTSNVVSMGTTLHLERALPARWGIALPLSVEYAGTGIEQLFINRTDVRAGSIDGVRNPGDRRLNYSMALRRIAPLQHGWYAPLVNGLSLNGMWSTGASQSTFQELTNSSYVVGGGLLLADESRESRLPGFLARILDVLPRGLRESQAITSFREQRVRWSPTQFRLTTSLARTSISSTSFTKAAASPTDTGEVVSALTHVWQNLAALTFRPTPGINADFTARQLLDLRDYRLDPWIVDSVNRGEVANAERVRFLGANLGLERERSFTSAFRFQPAMSTWLRPRVDFTSSFALNKDPNARTLLHEGDSTGMLRLPQRLGAANSFNVGTTLDLGRFFTQHSRDTSWVRRLGNMLAPIDVQWQQSLTSNYDNTAYIPGWGYQFGLGGVDAFRGLDARLATTAGRMRRATAVGSLNLPLSLRLQTRVENGTTETWTRRALDGFQAIITSTQTVYPDYSLRWSWRPQQLRKIISALNVDGSYAITEQETTIPNEMGGLADRSRLTSRRQPLSASVTWAFLGDLVTTARSSRESREDLRPGSIINGNTDRLSFNVGRTFPLPKSWNTRNGQLRANASYDSEENSSVVTGTTVTTGDGTLLLTAPAVLTNNGRRAYNLNANTDLTELLTFTLTGSRVVNFDRAYNRQTTNVILSAVLQLRFFAGTMR